AGCGGTCCTGTCGATGCAACACTCTGCGCGATTGAAAAAATACTGGCGAGTGGTGCTGAACTACAGTTGTTCTCAGTTAACAATATCACCAGCGGTACGGATTCACAAGGTGAGGTAACCGTCAGGCTACAAAAATCAGGTCGTATTGTGAATGGGCATGGTGCCGATACGGATATTGTGGTAGCTTCTGCGAAAGCCTACCTCAGTGCATTAAATAAATTACATAGCAAGCTGGAAAAAGCACACCCGCAAGTTTAGTTCTAGATAGGCTGCTGGTATGCAGGATTGCTTTATCAAGCATCCTGCATTGCTTGCTGTGACGTGTGCATATGGATAATCCGAATGATAACAGTAGACGATTTACCACAATATGACGATACGTAATTTTATCTCCTTATTTTGTTTATGCATGTTGCTGTCAATAGGTATCGACGCACAAGGATTTCAGCTTAAGGATGAGACCGGGAAAGTACACGCGCTGACTGATTATAAAGGTAAGTGGGTATTGATCAATTTCTGGGCAACTTGGTGCCCCCCTTGCCTGGAAGAAATTCCTGATTTGATTGCACTCTATGAAAGCCGTGAAGATATCATGATCATTGGTGTTGCAATGGATTACGCCAATCCAGAAGTCGTGATGGATTTTGTTGATTCGTTAGCTATTCCGTATCCGACAGTTCTGGGTAGCAGAGAAATAGCTTCTCAAATTGATGATATTACAATGTTGCCAACTACTTATTTGTTTGATCCTGCTGGCCAGCCGGCAGCGCGTAAGCTTGGATTAATATCACGAGAAGATATCGAGGAATTTATAAAGCTGGAATCAGTGGACAGCTTAAAGAATGATATGTCCATGAAGCCATAGGGATTTATATCTGTTGATTTTTTATTCCGGGTACCTGAATGGCTCTGTTGTTAATAGTCGTTTACTGAGTCGGGTTCTGTTGCAGCATGATACGTCCATGTGTCGCGCCATGCATTGAATACCTGTTGTGGATACGTGGCTTGCCCCAGACTGCCATTATAGCGGCCAAGCGCACGAAAATAATCGCCTTTTTCAATGTCAAGATAATGCCGCAGGATAGTGCAGCCGTAACGCAGATTGACGCGCAGATGAAAGAGATTGTGTTCGTTGCTGCCGATGGTTTCTATCCAGAAAGGCATGACCTGCATATAGCCGTGTGCCCCCGCTTCCGAGACAGCATATTTTTTGAAACCACTTTCAACCTGGATCACACTGAGTACCAGCTGTGGATCGAGCCCCGCGCGTGTCGCTTCATAGTGTACTGTGCTCAGGAAATCATTCCGTTCCTGTGGATCGGATATGATGGTCTTTAGTTGGCTGCTCATGGTGATAAGCCATTGTTTATTCTCAGCCTTAACTATGAATTCCCGAGCTGGAATTGCCTGGTCACTGACTGCTTTTTGCATGACGGTACGTGTGCTGGCAGCAAGCGGCTCATACCGCTGGTCACCAGCTTGAACAGAAAAAGGAAGCAAAAGTGATAGGGCGATTCCGGTTAATCTGGACATATTTTAGATGTAATGAAAGAAAATATATTTTCTAACGGAATCGACTGGGATGCTTTATCGCGTCGGCCCTGATACTCAATAGTCGCTTCTTTTAAACCACGCTCACCAATGACAATGCGATGTGAAATACCAACCAGTTCCATATCAGCAAACATGACACCGGGGCGTCCGTCACGGTCATCCAGCAGAACTTCAATTCCGGCTGCCAGGAATTCTTTATAGAGCCTTTCTGCTTCAGTTTTTACCTGAATATTTTTTTTCATGCCGATAGGTATAATGACCAATTGAAATGGCGCAATTGCCTGTGGAAAAATGATACCGCGTTCATCATGATTCTGCTCGATAGCTGCGGCTACGATACGTGATATGCCGATACCATAACAACCCATTTCCATTGCATGTGTTTGACCGGATTCAGCCAGATAATTTGCTTTCATGGTGCCGGAATATTTAGTCCGCAATTTAAAAATATGACCTACTTCAATGCCTCGGCAGATCTTTAATTGACCTTTTTCATCTGGTGAGGGGTCACCTGAAACGACATTGCGAATATCAAAAACATGATCAGGTATAGGAATGTCACGGTCAAAGTTAACATGAGTGTAGTGAAAACCTGCTTCATTTGCGCCACACACAAAATCACTCATTTCCATTACGGCATTATCGGCAACAACGCAGATCTCCGAGTTAACCGGTCCGATGTATCCGGGACGTGAACCGATCTCTTCGAGAATCGCTTCTTCACTTGCCAATTGAAAATCAGTCAGGAAAGGAATTTTTCTTACCTTTAACTCATTCAGTTGATGATCCCCTCGCAACAATAACAGGAACATTTTGTTATTTGCTGTTACGGCGAGTGTTTTAACCATCCGATGCAGAGGCATATTCAGGAAATGGGCGACTTCCGGACAGGTTTTTTTATTTGGTGTCGCAATTTTTAGTATTTTTTCGCCCGGGGCGCTGCGCATTTTGATGCATGGCCGTGTTTCAGCTAATTCAATATTAGCGGCATAGTTAGACTCAGGACAAAATGCAATGACATCTTCACCGGAGTCGGCCAATACATGAAATTCGTGTGAACCACTACCGCCTATTGCGCCCGTATCGGCGGTCACCGCACGAAAATCGAGCCCAAGGCGAGTAAAAATACGATGATAGGTATCGTACATTTGTTGATAACTTTGCTCCAGACTGGATTCACTGGTGTGAAAAGAATAAGCATCCTTCATTATAAATTCACGTGCACGCATGACGCCAAAGCGTGGGCGGATCTCATCACGGAATTTAGTTTGAATCTGATAAAAGTTAACCGGCAGTTGACGATAGCTCTTGATGGTCTGCCGTGCAATATCCGTAATGATTTCTTCGTGAGTGGGACCAAAACAGAAATCATGTTTGTGTCTATCTTTTATTTTTAGCATCTGGGGGCCAAATACTTCCCATCTTCCTGTTTCCTGCCAGAGTTCTGCCGGTTGTATTGCCGGCATAAGCATTTCTATCGCACCACTTTTATTCATTTCTTCGCGAACGATATTCTCGATTTTACGTAGTATTCTTAAACCTAATGGCATCCAGGTATAAAGTCCGCTACCCAGGCGTCTGATTAATCCTGCACGCAGCATCAGTTTATGACTGATTAATTCAGCCTCAGTTGGAGCTTCCTTTAGTGTGGAAATAAAAAATTGCGAGACGCGCATGTTTGATTCCATTATGATGATATTAAAGGGGAGGCAATTCTACCTTGAAACACTAAGCTAAGTGTGGTTTAGTCTAATTACCATAGATATTGAGAATATATCAAATATGAGAAGCTAAAAAGACTAACCAATATAGGATAAGAATGGGTTTTTGTTTTTTGGGTGCTTTCAATCTGAAGCAAAATATGAAAAAATCCACACTATTTGACGGGTCAAACGGGTGAATCACATGATTGACCGTAATGGATATCGCCCTAATGTCGGTATTATTCTGCTGAATTCAGGGAATGAGGTTTTTTGGGGTAAACGTATAAGACAGAACTCCTGGCAATTTCCCCAGGGTGGCATCAAATCGGGTGAGAGTCCGGAGCAGGCGATGTACAGAGAACTCACGGAGGAGGTCGGCTTGCATCCTAATCATGTCGAAATTGTGGGTCGCACGCGGGATTGGCTGCGTTATGAAGTGCCGGATCGCTGGATTAGACGTGAGTGGCGCGGAAACTACAAAGGACAGAAGCAGATTTGGTATTTGCTGCGTTTGTTGGGACGCGATAGTGATGTGTCGCTACGCAGAAGTGCTCATCCCGAATTTGATGCCTGGCGATGGAATCAATACTGGGTTGAGTTAGAATCAGTAGTTGAATTTAAACGTGAGGTCTATCAGCAGGCGCTGACCGAGTTATCACGCTTACTCAAATTAAATCCGCGCCAGAAGCATGGGTGTCATGAGGATCATTCTGTCGCCAGAGAAATGATGGCCAAATCAGCAAAAGAAGGCGGATAATTCCCCATATTCTAATCAGCGTATCTGATTTCTCTACGCCAATATCTTTACAGCCGATTTGATAGTTTTGCCGAGTGGATCGAATGACTATTTATCATCTCAACTTCCGGAAAACCCCGGTCTTAAGGCCGGGGATGGATAGGGAGTCAGCTTCGCTGATACTAAAGCCTGTTTTTTCACCTATTTCTGTTACAGTGTGTTAATGGAAATTAAGCGCGCATACAAATTCAGGTTTTACCCAACTTTTGAGCAAGAAACTATTCTGGCTCAAACATTCGGGTGTGCTCGGTTTGTCTATAATCGCATGTTGCGCGTTCGTTCTGATGCTTGGTATACCGAGAAAAAAAGAATCGGGTATCATGCTACCTCCTCTTTGTTGACCGAGTTAAAAAAAGAGCCTGAATTTGAATGGCTGAACAAAGTTTCCAGTGTTCCTGTGCAGCAATCTCTCCGCCACCTGCAAACGGCATTTGGTAATTTCTTTGCCAAACGAGCCAAATACCCGTCATTCAAAAGCAAGCATGAGAAGCAATCGGCTGAATACACGTCCAGCGCCTTCAAGTGGGACGGTAAGTCTCTGAAACTGGCGAAGATGAAAGATCCGCTGAATATCAGATGGTCGCGCACCCTTCCTAAGGCAACAAAACTAACGATTGCAACAGTCTCTAAAGACTCAGCGGGTCGATACCATGTTTCTATGCTTTGCGACGACTCTGTTGCGCGAAAGCCAAGGGTTAGCGGCAAAGTCGGCATTGACTTAGGATTAACGCACTTCGCTATTCTTTCTACGGGCGAGAAGATTGCGTCTCCTAACACGCTACGAAAGAATGAAACCAGGCTTGCTAAGCTGCAACGCAAGCTATCTAAAAAGCGCAAAGGGTCGGCCAATAGACAAAAAGCCAGACTGAAAGTAGCGCGACTACATGCAGGAATTGCTGATGCTCGTAAAGACTTTCTACATAAACTCTCAACACGGCTAGTGAACGAAAACCAAGTGATAGCTGTAGAGTCTTTAGCTGTTAGCAATATGAAGAAAAATCGTTGCCTCGCAAAATCAATTTCCGATGCAGGATGGGGTGAGTTTGTGCGGCAATTAGAATACAAGTCGCTGTGGTACGGGCGAGAGCTTGTAGGTATTGACCGATGGTATCCAAGCAGCAAACGCTGCTCGGGATGTGGGCATACCGTAAACAAGATGCCTTTGAATGTGCGTGAATGGACTTGTCCGGAATGCGGATCAATCCATGATCGAGACATCAACGCAGCGCGTAATGTTTTGGCCGCTGGACTGGCGGTGTCAGCCCTTGGAGAATCTATAAGTCCTGTTTGCATTTAGGTGCGTCCGGGTTGGATTCGTTGAATTGGGAATCCCCTTCGTTTACGGAGGGGAGCAGTCAATCCATCTTGAAAATACTAGACTCCGAATCGTAAATATCTGATGAGGCGTGATCGGCTGCGCCATTACAGCCGTATTTTAAGGAGATTCCAATGATGATGCGTATGCTGGTTGTATCGCTGCTATCGATTGGCGCAATTGTCACCTCGGTTCATGTGTCAGCGAATGAACCTATTCAACCCATTAAAGCCGTTAAACCTGAAAATCCGAAAATGGTTGAATTGGGGAAGATGTTGTTTTTTGATCCACGTTTATCAAAATCGGGTTTTATTTCTTGTAACTCATGTCATAACTTGAGTATGGGTGGGACCGATAATATTCCGAGTTCTATCGGCCATGCGTGGTATCAGGGACCGATTAATGCGCCAACCGTATTGAATGCGAACATGAATCTGGCTCAATTCTGGGATGGGCGCGCAAAAGATTTAAAAGAACAAGCCGGGGGGCCTATTGCTAATCCAGGCGAGATGGCTTTTACTCACGAACTAGCGATAGAAGTCTTAGACTCTATCCCGCAGTATCGTGCTTATTTTAAACAGGTTTTTGGATCTGAGAAAATTAATATAGATTCAGTAACGACAGCCATTGCAGCTTTTGAAGAAACATTGGTGACACCTGGTTCACGCTTTGATAAATGGCTCGAGGGTGATCAGGCGGCATTAAATAAAATCGAACTGGAAGGATATAAACTATTTAAGAGCAGTGGTTGTGCTGGTTGCCATAACGGCCCGGCCGTTGGTGGCACGCTGTATCAGAAATTTGGCATTCATACTCCCTATAAAACGGAGAATAAAGCAGAGGGCCGGAAGGCTGTTACTGGTAAAGAGACCGATCTGCATGTTTTTAAAGTGCCGACCTTGCGCAATATAGAACTGACTTATCCCTATTTCCATGACGGTGCTGTTGCCACATTGGAAGAGGCCGTTTCGACGATGGGTAAGTTACAATTAGATCGCACTTTTAATGAGCAAGAGGTGGCGAGTATAGTGGCCTTCTTGAAAACACTGACAGGTAAACAACCGAATATCCGGTTGCCTATTTTGCCACCTTCCACTAATAAAACGCCTCGACCACAACCATTTGAATAGTCAGTACAGAATGCAGAGTGATTATATGTAATCTGCTGTTGATATCTGTCATTGTTGCTAATGATGATCCAGGCCGTATCTATTATGGCCTGGATAATTCTGAAATATTCGGTGATTTCTGTATTGACTACCGATAATAAAGCAGTTGAGATAATTCCTTTTGATATCGGATTTGGAGTTGAGATATCGGATCTTTTTTGTTTCTGCTTATCTAATGTGGATTTGCACTTGAAAATACAGTAGAGTCACTATTCCAATAATTAGAATAGGGAGCTACCCATGGGTACCAAGGGGCAGTTATTGCAAGATCCATTTCTAAATATGCTTCGAAAGGAGCATATACCTGTATCAATTTATTTAGTAAATGGTATTAAATTGCAAGGACATATTGATTCATTTGATCAATATGTTGTGCTGTTGAAGAACTCGGTTACACAGATGGTATACAAACATGCAATATCTACAGTGGTTCCGGCAAGAGCGGTGACCATTCCCATTGAAACGACTGCTATACGGGATATCTGAGCATTTGGATACGAAAGTTACTGATTATATTAATGAAGTTGTATTAGTGAGTCTTGATTTTGGCAGCGGCATGCATATGGAACGTTTGCAAGAATTACAGCAACTAGCGATCAGTGACCAGTTGGTAATTCTTGCAATTGTTGAGGGTAAACGTTCCCGCCCAGATCCAACCACTTATGTTGGTAGTGGTAAGGTAGATGAAATAGCCAGTGTGTTAGAACAAACGGGCGCATCATTGGTAATTTTCAATCATGAACTGTCTCCTGCTCAGCAGCGTAATTTATCACAGCGTCTGCATTGTTCTGTAATAGATCGTACCAGTTTGATACTGGATATTTTTGCACAACGTGCCAAGAGCCATGAAGGAAAATTACAGGTAGAGCTGGCACAGCTCGAGCATCTTTCGACGAGATTAATCCGGGGTTGGACTCATTTAGAGCGACAGAAAGGAGGAATTGGTCTGCGTGGTCCGGGCGAAACCCAATTAGAAACAGATCGAAGGTTAATTAGAAAGCGTGTAAAGTTACTCAAGGAAAGACTGATAAAACTTGAGCGTCAGCGTAAGGTCCAAAGACGATCCAGGCGGCGAGGACCCATTTTATCGATTTCCATTGTTGGTTATACTAATGCGGGGAAGTCTACGTTATTTAACAGGTTGACTGGCGCACAATCGTATGCTGCGGACCAGTTATTTGCAACGCTTGATACGACTACTCGGAAATTGTTTATTTCAAAAGATGATTCAGTGGTGATTTCCGATACCGTGGGTTTTATTCGTGAACTGCCCCATACGTTAGTCGCTGCATTTCGTGCTACTCTTGAAGAAACGATACAGGCCGATATGCTGTTACATGTTGTAGATGCGTGTAGCCCGAATCGGGAAGAACAAATTGAAGCGGTCAATAAATTATTGAGCGAAATTGGTGCGGATACTATTCCACAAATTTTGGTATTTAATAAAATCGATCTGCACACGCCAATAGCAGATGAGGCTGATTACGGGCGGGATGAGTATGGTAGAATATCACGTATTCGTTTAAGCGCAAAAACCGGCGCAGGTTTGAAATTTGTTAAACTGGCATTGGCAGAAGAAATTTCAAGGAATCCAAAAAGGCTCCACGAGGAATCTATAAATGTTGGAAAAGTAACTGGCGGCTTATTGCCGCAGTAAATTTTTAAACGAACAAAACGGGAATGATTATGGGACTAAACGATCCTCAATGGGGAAGAAAAAAAGGCAATTCTGGTCCACCTGATTTGGATGATGTTTTGCGGAATGTAAATAAAAAAATCAGCGATATTTTCGGACAGAGAAAGGGTGACGGAAGCGACGGCGGATCACGCGGGAATAGTCCTAAGCAATATAGTAGCGGCAGTATTATATTGATTATTGGACTATTGCTGGTGGTGTGGGCAGGCAGTGGTTTCTATATTGTGAATGAAGGCCATCGAGGTGTGGTATTACGATTTGGCCAGTTTGTCGATACTACGCCTGCTGGTTTACGCTGGCATTTACCTTACCCGGTTGAGACAGTAGAGCTGGTGAACGTGAGTCAGGTTCGCACCGTTGAGATTGGCTATCGAAATAATGTCAGAAGTAAGGTGCTGAAAGAATCTCTGATGTTGACTGATGATGAGAATATCATTGATATTCAATTTGCTGTGCAGTATATTTTGAATAGTCCTGAGAATTTTTTATTTACTAATCGAGATCCTGAGGATGCAGTACTGCAGGCAGCAGAGACTGCGATTCGTGAGATTATCGGTAAAAGTAAGATGGATTATGTCCTTTACGAAGGCCGTGAACAGGTGGCAGCGAGTGCTACGCAGTTAATGCAGGCAACATTGGACCGTTATAAAATCGGAATTGCGATAAGCCGGGTCACTATGCAAAACGCACAACCACCAGAACAGGTGCAGGCTGCATTTGATGATGCGGTCAAAGCGGGGCAGGATAGGGAGCGACAAAAAAATGAGGGTCAGGCTTACGCGAATGATGTCATACCTAAAGCGACAGGTAACGCGGCTCGTTTGCTAGAAGAATCGCAAGGTTATAAGCAGCGTGTTATTGCAAATGCAGAGGGTGATGCAAGTCGCTTTAGTCAGGTTCTTGTTGAGTACGATAAAGCCCCTGCTGTGACGCGTGATCGCTTATATCTGGATATGATGCAACAGGTCCTTTCCAATACCAGTAAGGTAATCATCGATCAGAAGAGTGGAAATAATTTATTATATTTGCCACTGGATCAGTTGATCCAAATGGGTGGATCCACATCAAAATCATCTGTAACCAATGCACAGTCCCCTGCTGCGATACAGGAGGCTACACCTGATAGCAGCATACGTACACGAGAGTCATTTCGTAACCGTGAACGGGAGATGAGATAGATGAAAAAGATCAAGTCAGCATTATTAAGTATTCTTGTTGCATTATTTTTTCTGGGCAGTTCTGCGATTTACATCGTGGATGAGCGGCAGCAGGCCATTTTGTTCCAATTGGGTGAGGTAATTGATGTTAAAACTTCTCCTGGTTTGTATTTTAAAATTCCGATAGCACAGAACGTCCGTTTTTTTGAAAAACGAATTCTGACTATGGATTCAGAAGAACCAGAGCGTTTCATAACGTCAGAGAAAAAGAACGTATTGGTAGACTTGTTTGTGAAATGGCATATAGTAGACGTAAAACAATACTATGTCAGTGTACGGGGTGATGAAGCTCTGGCCCAGACACGCTTGCAGCAGACAATTAACTCCAGTTTGCGTGATGAATTTGGTAATCGTACCGTCCATGATGTGGTTTCAGGAGAACGGGATCTCATTATGGAGATTATGCGTCAGAAAGCAGACGTTGACGCACGTAAGATTGGTGTGGAAGTTGTGGATGTCCGTTTGAAACGTGTAGATTTGCCTCAGGAAGTCAGTGAATCAGTTTATCGCCGGATGGAAGCAGAGCGGAAACGGGTAGCCAATGAATTACGTTCAACAGGTTTTGCGGAATCCGAGAAAATTCGTGCCGATGCTGATCGTCAGCGCGAGATAATTATGGCCGAAGCTTATCGTGAAGCTCAGAAAACCATGGGTGAAGGCGATAGTCAGGCGACAGCTATTTACGCGGAAGCCTTTGAAAAGAATCCGGAGTTCTATGATTTTTATCGTAGCTTAGAGGCTTATAAGCAATCCTTTAAAAATAAAGGGGATATGATGGTGCTTGAACCTACCTCGGATTTTTTCAAATATCTAAAGAATCCATCTGGAAATGGAAAATAGGATAGTAGAATTATAAATCCATGTAATGTGAATATACTTGAGGTATATCCCATATCTAGTGTGTGGAGAGATTCTGGAAAGTGTTGTTCAATATGTATATTGTTACTGACTAGGATCTCTCCATAGTATTGGAAATGTACAAGCCTTTGTTTTAGAGATGCACGTGTGTGCAGCGACACCTTGTTGGAGATATTGCGGTATGTGGGATACTTTTCTGATTGCAATTGCATTAATGTTGATATTGGAAGGTATGATGCCATTCTTGTCTCCTCGAACCTGGCGAGAAACCTTTAAGAGATTAACTGAAATTGAAGATGGTCAGATACGTTTTATTGGTTTGAGCTCAATGCTGATTGGATTGGCATTACTTTTAATTCTGAGTTAGGTTCCTGTCTTTCTTATCATCATATGACCAGTTTATGATTTATACACATGCGTAACTGGCTGCTTCCCGAATATATCGAAGATATTCTGCCTACAGAGGCGTTGCATATTGAAGAGATGCGTCGTCGTATTATCGATATGTTGCGGGTACATGGCTATCAGTTGGTTATTCCGCCGCTGCTGGAATATGTTGAATCCTTGCTGACCGGTAGTGGCAGTGCTATGGATTTGCACATGTTCAAGGTGATTGACCAGTTGAGCGGTAGGATGATGGGTTTGCGTGCTGATATGACACCACAGGTTGCACGTATCGATGCGCATTTATTAAATTACGATGGTATTACCCGTTTGTGTTATGCGAGTAGCGTACTGCATACCACGCCATCAGGGTTAACCCGTACTCGTGAACCGCTCCAAATTGGTGCAGAGCTTTATGGTCACAGAGGTTTAGACAGCGATTTAGAAATACAGCGTTTGATGCTGCGTTGTTTGTCAATCTCCGGATTGGATAAAATTCATTTGGATCTTGGCCATGTTGCGGTTTTTCGTGGGCTAATTCGAAACGCCGGTATTCCACCTGAAATAGAAGCTGAATTATTTAATGTATTACAGGATAAAGATATTCCTGCATTAAAAGATTTATGTGCTGGTATGGGTAGGCATGTGAATAAGCGAACGCAGCAGGCATTACTATTGTTACCTGAATTATATGGTGATAGAAAGATTCTGGCGCATGCATATAATTTATTGCCGGATTATCCTGAGATTAAAAAAGCGCTGGATGAGCTGGAAACGGTTGGTAAGGAATTACAATCAGTAGTCGATAGCATCGCGTTTGATTTGGCTGATTTGCGGGGCTATCACTATCATAGCGGCATGGTGTTTGCTGCTTACGCTAGAGACTGTTCTAATGCAATTGCCTTGGGTGGACGATACGATGAGATTGGGAAAGCGTTTGGCAGGGCACGCCCGGCTACCGGTTTTAGCATGGATCTGCGGGTATTATCCCGATTGATTAAGCCAGATCCTTATCCCAAAGGGATTCTGGCGCCAAGCCGGAAAAATAATAAGGCACTTGAAAAAATGATCGCACAATTGCGCGATGCGGGTCAAATTGTAATAGTTGAATTGCCTGGACACAAAGATAATAAACGAACGCTTGATTGTGATAGACAACTTGTGCTGCGTAGTGGGAAATGGATTGTTGAGGAGATCTAATCGATCTCATTAAGATATCGGATTATAGAGACTTGGGATATGACTAAAAACGTTGTGGTTATTGGTACACAATGGGGTGATGAAGGCAAAGGAAAAGTAGTTGACTGGTTAACGGACCATGCGCAAGGGGTGGTCCGTTTTCAGGGTGGTCACAATGCTGGGCACACGTTGGTTATTGATAATAAAAAAACTGTGTTACATCTGATTCCTTCTGGAATTTTACGCGATAAAGTTATTTGCTATATTGGTAATGGCGTTGTGGTGTCGCCGGAAGCATTACTGAAAGAAGTTGATATGCTTGAAAATGCCGGTGTTAATGTACGTGAAAGGCTCAAAATCAGCGAGGCTTGCCCTCTTATTTTGCCCTGCCATTATGCACTGGACAATGCACGTGAGACTGCCCGGGGCGTAGATAAAATTGGCACAACAGGACGTGGCATTGGTCCGGCCTATGAAGACAAGGCTGCACGACGTGCAATACGTCTCCAAGATTTATTTTACCGAGATCGTTTTGCCGCCAAATTGGGTGAAATGCTCGATTATCATAATTTTGTTCTGAAGCATTATTTTAAAGCACCTATAATTGATTTTCATAAAACTATGGATGAAGCGCTTTGTCAGGCAGAGCGAATCAAACCCATGGTCGCAGATGTAGCGCAGCTATTATTTAACGCTTATAAGGCGGGCAATAGCTTATTATTCGAGGGTGCACAAGGCGCGTTACTGGATATTGATCACGGTACTTATCCATTTGTTACATCAAGCAACTGTATCGCCGGTGCAGCAGCGCCCGGTAGCGGTGTTGGACCACAAATGTTGCATTACGTACTTGGTATTACCAAAGCATATACTACCCGCGTTGGGGCGGGTCCTTTCCCCACCGAACTGGATGATGAAATTGGCAAGCATCTGGCTGTAAGAGGGAATGAGTTTGGCGCAACGACGGGACGCCCGCGTCGTTGTGGCTGGTTTGATGCTGTGGCATTAAAACGATCAATCCAGATCAATGGGGTTAGTGGATTGTGTATTACTAAGCTGGATGTATTGGATGGCGTGGAAACATTGAATTTAGGTGTAGGCTATCGGTTTAATGGTGATAATGATAGCGAACACATGCCTGTAGGTGCTGATGATCTTGCTCGTTGTGAGCCGATTTATGAAAAAATGCCTGGCTGGCAGGATAATACAGCAGGAATTAAGCAATTTGAAAAATTACCAAAGGCCGCGCAGAATTATCTGAAGCGTATAGAAGAGGTTTGTGGGGTTCCGCTGGATATGATTTCAACAGGACCAGAGCGAGAAGAAACGATTGTATTGCGTCATCCGTTTAAATAATAGGGATTAGAGGCAATTGTAGGTTGGCATGTTTGTGTCTTGGAGCGGAGTGAGGTAGTTGATCATTATGGATAAAGTGATCTTATGATTGTTCTTCTTAATAGATAGAGATGCTGTGGATGATTCGATTAATGAGCCGCTTGCAAACTTCTGTGAAATGAGAAATGAAGGGCGTAATCTCTGAGAGCAGATAATCCGGAGAGGTAT
This genomic window from Nitrosomonas cryotolerans ATCC 49181 contains:
- a CDS encoding proline--tRNA ligase; the protein is MRVSQFFISTLKEAPTEAELISHKLMLRAGLIRRLGSGLYTWMPLGLRILRKIENIVREEMNKSGAIEMLMPAIQPAELWQETGRWEVFGPQMLKIKDRHKHDFCFGPTHEEIITDIARQTIKSYRQLPVNFYQIQTKFRDEIRPRFGVMRAREFIMKDAYSFHTSESSLEQSYQQMYDTYHRIFTRLGLDFRAVTADTGAIGGSGSHEFHVLADSGEDVIAFCPESNYAANIELAETRPCIKMRSAPGEKILKIATPNKKTCPEVAHFLNMPLHRMVKTLAVTANNKMFLLLLRGDHQLNELKVRKIPFLTDFQLASEEAILEEIGSRPGYIGPVNSEICVVADNAVMEMSDFVCGANEAGFHYTHVNFDRDIPIPDHVFDIRNVVSGDPSPDEKGQLKICRGIEVGHIFKLRTKYSGTMKANYLAESGQTHAMEMGCYGIGISRIVAAAIEQNHDERGIIFPQAIAPFQLVIIPIGMKKNIQVKTEAERLYKEFLAAGIEVLLDDRDGRPGVMFADMELVGISHRIVIGERGLKEATIEYQGRRDKASQSIPLENIFSFITSKICPD
- a CDS encoding TlpA family protein disulfide reductase, encoding MLLSIGIDAQGFQLKDETGKVHALTDYKGKWVLINFWATWCPPCLEEIPDLIALYESREDIMIIGVAMDYANPEVVMDFVDSLAIPYPTVLGSREIASQIDDITMLPTTYLFDPAGQPAARKLGLISREDIEEFIKLESVDSLKNDMSMKP
- a CDS encoding RNA pyrophosphohydrolase, giving the protein MIDRNGYRPNVGIILLNSGNEVFWGKRIRQNSWQFPQGGIKSGESPEQAMYRELTEEVGLHPNHVEIVGRTRDWLRYEVPDRWIRREWRGNYKGQKQIWYLLRLLGRDSDVSLRRSAHPEFDAWRWNQYWVELESVVEFKREVYQQALTELSRLLKLNPRQKHGCHEDHSVAREMMAKSAKEGG
- the tnpB gene encoding IS200/IS605 family element RNA-guided endonuclease TnpB; its protein translation is MEIKRAYKFRFYPTFEQETILAQTFGCARFVYNRMLRVRSDAWYTEKKRIGYHATSSLLTELKKEPEFEWLNKVSSVPVQQSLRHLQTAFGNFFAKRAKYPSFKSKHEKQSAEYTSSAFKWDGKSLKLAKMKDPLNIRWSRTLPKATKLTIATVSKDSAGRYHVSMLCDDSVARKPRVSGKVGIDLGLTHFAILSTGEKIASPNTLRKNETRLAKLQRKLSKKRKGSANRQKARLKVARLHAGIADARKDFLHKLSTRLVNENQVIAVESLAVSNMKKNRCLAKSISDAGWGEFVRQLEYKSLWYGRELVGIDRWYPSSKRCSGCGHTVNKMPLNVREWTCPECGSIHDRDINAARNVLAAGLAVSALGESISPVCI
- a CDS encoding lytic transglycosylase domain-containing protein, which gives rise to MSRLTGIALSLLLPFSVQAGDQRYEPLAASTRTVMQKAVSDQAIPAREFIVKAENKQWLITMSSQLKTIISDPQERNDFLSTVHYEATRAGLDPQLVLSVIQVESGFKKYAVSEAGAHGYMQVMPFWIETIGSNEHNLFHLRVNLRYGCTILRHYLDIEKGDYFRALGRYNGSLGQATYPQQVFNAWRDTWTYHAATEPDSVNDY
- the hfq gene encoding RNA chaperone Hfq, which produces MGTKGQLLQDPFLNMLRKEHIPVSIYLVNGIKLQGHIDSFDQYVVLLKNSVTQMVYKHAISTVVPARAVTIPIETTAIRDI
- a CDS encoding cytochrome-c peroxidase; this translates as MMMRMLVVSLLSIGAIVTSVHVSANEPIQPIKAVKPENPKMVELGKMLFFDPRLSKSGFISCNSCHNLSMGGTDNIPSSIGHAWYQGPINAPTVLNANMNLAQFWDGRAKDLKEQAGGPIANPGEMAFTHELAIEVLDSIPQYRAYFKQVFGSEKINIDSVTTAIAAFEETLVTPGSRFDKWLEGDQAALNKIELEGYKLFKSSGCAGCHNGPAVGGTLYQKFGIHTPYKTENKAEGRKAVTGKETDLHVFKVPTLRNIELTYPYFHDGAVATLEEAVSTMGKLQLDRTFNEQEVASIVAFLKTLTGKQPNIRLPILPPSTNKTPRPQPFE